The Neodiprion lecontei isolate iyNeoLeco1 chromosome 2, iyNeoLeco1.1, whole genome shotgun sequence genome segment tgtACATAAATCATTGCAGTCATTACCAATGCCTGCTTTACGATTTACTATCAAACGTTCATTCGTCGCGTATTAACATAACCGATCTGCAAATGCACACAAGCGATCTATACACGGAGGGAAAGGATTTATTTCAGTAATgtgatattcgtttgattaaACTAAATGCTATAGTCAAATACGGTAAACTACTTTAGTCGGACTTAATGTGTAAATAAATCATGCCTTTGAATGATCATGGGTATTACACATTCCTGACTTGGATCAGTTAACCTGATGGCGAATTTAATTCACGTTATCCGAATCTGATTACGAGCCCGACTACCCAGTTTTATAACAATCTTTGAAGCTACTTTCATAGCGAGAAAGTTCACCGCCTAGTGGCCGTTTACAGTACTAGTATACCGATACTTACGATGAATATATTCGCTACTTGTTCGATCACGACAAGAAAGCCATTTTTGTTGAATCAAGGAATTCGCTTGACTAaatcattttgacaaactACCTAATAAATCGAAATTGTCGAATTGAAGTAATCGTATTTAAACAAACAAGGGAATGGActctgataaaatttattttcgtgtTTCAAGAATTCCTTTATCTCCGTGTATGCGTGTAGCTGCAATTACGTATGCAATTAATTAAGCCATAGACAAACTGCATCGACAAGCGAAAATACGTAGTGTAGTATATGTAATTGATACAGaaatgtgttgaaaatttataatattattactattgttattatataataagAAATTACTCAATGCAGGATTCTTAAAATAagatgtaaaaattataagatatGAATTTCTGTTTCACGTATTTATTACTGTACGTaagcgagttaaaaaaaaaaacgattggCGTTCGAATGCAGGGAAAAATTATTCGCATTACGAAAATTTATACTACcttgcaaaaatttatattaatgtagCAGAATCAGCAAATTAGTACACCTCGAGTTATTCGCCTTTTCAAACGGATTGTTTCTTGGTATATTACTGCGGGTTAAAAATTTCGTGTAATGAAACTGTTTTGAacggaaaatataaatttttgatttcaccCCCGACCCAGGAATTACCTTGTAAacttatattttgtaaaataaaaattttattccatccTCTTCGACCGATATCAATTCTTTTCCCTATTTTTTATATCGGCATAAAACTTCATTGATACTTTAGCCGTAGTCGATCGAACGTGAAACATAAGGTTGCGAATTTCATAAGACCCCATCCATACGTGCAATGTGTATCGCAGGTATTATAGAAAGGTAAAAAGAGGAAAGGCAAGAAGGCGGTCAGTGCGTTAGGATCGCCACGACACCGTAAACTAAACGACTCCTGTGCCTCAAGTACGTATCTACATCTCCCAGCAACATTGACCCGATTCGTCAACCcctaatgaaaatttattccgacATCTGCACACCTGCGTGTATccgataaatattgtaaaactcGTTGCAAAATCTCTCGATTCCCATATTTACCGCACGACACGGTTTTATTCAACTGGAATTAATTACGTTACCGGCAGCGGTAAGGATCTGATACTTCCAGGGGATATTTAAGCATTTTAGATTTAGTAATCTGATTAAATACGTGACTACATACACTGTATTAGCCATTCCTGAAGGTTTCTTTTCTGCAATCGGTTCACAATCGGTAATATTAAATCTGTCACAATATAGTACACGTTGATCTTTCTAGAATTTCGACGCTTTTGCTGATCATTTCGTAAGCagagtttcaaatttctagCCTCCTGTAAAAGATGAAATAGTGATTGAATCATTCTTGCCATAATTTTGTTTCGAGTTGAACGAGTCTTGATAACCGACGAGTGATGGAAGAGATcgtatgataaaaataaaattccaagCGCGTtaacggcggccatttttaaCACATTCAAAGATATTCAGATTCGGGAATGAGTTTTGCGTCACATGTTAGAAAAGCATGCCTTCGTGTTAGATAaccggaaatttttttacaggcTTCGTTCGAGAACGTGAAATGCCTCACTCCGGTGGATTCCGTCGTGTATTAGGGCTTCAAGATATCTAGGTGATCCATTAAACTAATAAAATTAAGAACACGCGTCTTATATGGCTTCTGTAAAAGGATCATACCTTTGGGTCATACCTAAGGTAGAGGGCCTTACGTACTATCTAGAGATCCAGTAATTGTTTATTACTGAtgagataatttttcaatagagATATTAATAATCGGTGTTTTTTTAACCGAATTAATTCAACAACCAAAGCACAAATTCGCTCGAATTGAAACTGCGGAATTTGGtctgttataaataaataaatcggtTAAAGGAATAAATGAACCGGACCATCATAAAATTCTTACTTATGTTTATTACTGTAAcgttattgttttatttcttgatttttttaatcttataGAGCGTGTTGCGCGTCAGATATGACATAAACAAGTAGATTAGTATGATTTTTACCTAAAAACGATTATTAATGCTTTTAATAATAGagtaaatgtatatttatgtaccataatattcacattatattatatacccgATAAATTGTTAATCGTATGACTatgtaattatataaattaaagAAGGCTCTTCggggaaaataatttatcaacatTATAACTTAGTACGACGACAAAACTTCGCAGGAACCTCCACATATACAACGAAaatcattcaatttatttaGGCTATCTTAGACGGTATTTTtagaataaagaagaaaagagtaCCGCTCTCTTTGTTTTTCTCCCCGCTAAAAGAATTACATTTAAAAACTAAATAACCGCTCTGTACAAATGATAGAAGTggttaattatatatttatttgttcgaAACGGGATTTCACAAACCAATTCTATTTCTCGTTCTCAAACCAGTTGATAGAATTCTAACAGAGGTCAGTAactttattatattacacagAAAAGCAGTGAGGTACGAGTTTAAAATTGTAGAGAGAAAGCAGCACCCTtttatatttactttttttttataaattcaacAACATACGTATTATACTGTTATTAGTTAATACGCATGTAAATCATACAAgcgattttttccattctgtTATTTAAAGATACGCGTAATTTTAgtatgatcaatttttttttaagatacCGAGtgagtttttgtttttgcttttCATCTCTTcacttcttttctttatcagTATCAAATATCACTATGCCGTAATATTCACAAACatatcatacatacatacatacacgcacacacacacatatatatatacatatatatgcatatacagcTTGAGCATTAGACTGCGTTAGCTGCATGGTACGTAACTTAAGGCATAACTAATTAAACACCCCGTATTTACATTATGTTTCTACCATGTCACGGAATCTGCGAAATTGTCCACTTCGTtgatggttaaaaaaaattaatcgcaCAATGAGAACAACGGCTCATTATTCGAGACAATAGATTTCCTTATTGATTAGCCGAATGCTGTTACTCTTGTCCGTGTCAGCCGGCTGATTGGCATTGTTAACCAAAAGAAGAACATCTATTACCGCCAATTCGATTCGttttacaatgaaaaatcTGGTCCCTGTCTGTaccatatttctttttcactccGTACTCATGACCAAGTTCATATCTTCACACAGAGATctattttttacgaaattaaaaatataacgatatcattttttcaatttcatatgcGTGGAATgggattttttctcatttcacaATTTACGCAAGACAATGGCTAAGGTTTTAGAATATAATACCTATCAAATACACCTCCTCCGTTACTCACTGTTCGAAAGATTTAATACATATGTTGTTTCATTTACTTCGTTACATTACTCTGTGACTAGTTTTTACCGTTAATATTTAACATCAAATGTACGTTGTGTAGATGCATAATTAACGTCTGTCCGTTTGTAATACAAAGCTgctttcattttcatttaccaCTATCAAGTATTAAACTTACAAATTGTGATTGATACTTTTgacaatatattatacacgttataGATACAGTCTTAAACTGGCAGACACGGTACAGCAAATCATACAGTCACgtaaactgattttttttttaattctcgtATCACAGCCATATGACTTGTTAtcatggtatttttttttgttgttttttttttttttttttttttttttaatccagcgtttcttcaatttgtaactaacttttttcaatcacacaTATATCTAGGTATCGTACGCGGGAAGCTATACttttgttgaatgaaaaaaaaaaaaactgaataatatacaaattcaACGCATAAAAAAAGTTGTCGTTAGacttgataaatatttttgtttacttGATATTCAAAAGCAATTGctaaaaagagaagaattcaTCCAACTACTTCGTTAAATCGATTATTACTTCAGTCTTTCAAAATTGACAGAATaagaaattgttttcattttgtaaatttcattcaaactaataattattatgcaatgcaaatttatattttgctGTTCAATGAAATATCATCAGATAATGAATTAGCTGATTAAATTATGAttgtaataacaacaacaacaacgacaataaTAAGAGAATTACAAGGATATGctgacattttctttttcactttctaaactatcttttatttcatatGGTTTTAGAAACTACATATATACATCATTACAGAGTTGCAGAAAATTGcattttcttctgtttttgcgtttttgtttttttttttttgttttcttgttaTCCTTTTCATGGGTAAAAAAAGGATACTTACATGAAAAGTAAGTTAACAAGACGTCTTCGTTTTGGCGTATCCCTTTagattcaataaattttttttacaaagctTGGAAAGTATTACCTCGAATGTCAAATTCAAGAGTTTTATGTTTACTTAATATTAGGCACCGAACGGAATTTTAATGTATAGCAAAATTATTTAGTACACTGAGACCAACAAATGCCAACACAGCGAGAAAATTAGGTGTAGCAATACCGAAACTCCGTGGTCCGTAACACTTGTCATGGCACGGCGATCAGATGTAATTCTTATCGATAATTAGATTAGAGTTTGATTAAATGCTtaactcgaaaaatttttacatgcCGTACTTAGTGCAttaaattgatttcatttctaAACAATCTGGACTAACTAGTGGAAGCGTGTCTGTATCGCTCAACTTGTTTCTTCCCTCCATTTTATAAACTCAAACTTGTGGTGGATATTTATACTTTTCATTACCCTTTTAcgttttttgctttttttttttaattcacacTTCTACGAAAATCtttcttcaaaatattttattcaaacgaaCATTTGATTTCATGGATGGATAAGTTTGAATATGCTTGAAATGGAACGTAACAGAGGGTTCTAAATGGTGATGATAAAATATGTCTGGGAACAttgttgtttctttgttttctcaACACTCGCTGTTCGCATATAAGACGTAAAAGAAAGTATTGGTTAATTAGTCTCAACACACTGCCGCATTCTAGACGTTATGAAAAAAGTTAGTAACAATATTGGTATCGTAGGGGAAGCCCAGTCcgaaaaaacacgaaaaataattttttttcaacgattcttttttttgcttgtaattttttctaatgttttgttttttctatacATTTATTGTGTTAATATAATGTTACTCGTGAAAATGGGCTGATTCTTTGACGCTGTTTAAGAAAcgcaaaaaagaaataaaagtacGCTCAGTCTTGTAAAAAATCTACTTTTACTTATTATCCAACAGTCCAGGTGTCGGATAttttaatcacttttttttttttttctctgggAATAGAACCAGCCCATCCCAAACGTATGTGTTACCTGGCCACGTAGCAATTTCGTTTACCTACTTAACAGGCCACTGTGTGTTTCGCACGTTGGGCAGCTATTCTTTGGCTACGTCTTAATGCACGCGGCCGCAATAATGTATCATTGTCGTCATCGGAGTCTGAACTGTCGAGTGAAGTTCCGCCTGCATACCGCCAACTCCCTATTGTTCCGTCCCACTGTAATGGAGATTAAAAGATCTTGTTTTATATCGCAAAGGAAGGGATTCGTAGGTAACTTTGTcttgtaagaaaaatatcaaccaCTTACAGAAGTCGATACTATTTCTTGATGAAACGGATGCCAACTGACATCTCTGACGCAGCCTTTGTGTCCATTGAGAGCATTGACTATTACACCAGTCAACACGTCATATACTGTAACGTTACATGTGTAATGTTTTGAAACATACGATTATATCAACATACTGTGAAAATCACTGATAACACTGTGTAACAATGTTAATACTATGATGAAATAGAGAAATTTCTGATGATTTACTCacttattatttttcccgTCGCACAACCcgtgtatatatatctctGACCCGTTGTCGCGGCCGGTGAAAAATGACAACGTATCAAAGTCTGCAACACGGAGTGCCCTCGATACGTCATCACGCTTGTATCTCCTTCGAGCATATTCTTTACTTTATACACTGCAACAGGTGAAGAAACTTAATTATTGATATACTAAGGAAAATGGAACGGTAACCATTTACACAATTCGCAAATGAGTAATCTATGTATGCCGGAGTGAAATTAAGGTATGCCTTTTCCATCGCAACTTACAACTTTTTGGTACTCGCTGCCACCTGTAATCCCAATTTTGAGTAGCGACGGCCTTGCGTGTGTTTAGCTCGGCATTTTGGTCCGAGAATGCTCTGACATCCCATAACTTGATTGTCTGATCTTTACTGTTTGTTACCAAATATCTGCCGTCTCCTCGTGGGTCGATATAAGTTATTCCGTCCATATGCCCTGCGAGAATACCTACAGGGTGAGGATCAGTTTCGCTCAACGTTCTTCTGTCCCAAACCTAAGAAAtcattgaagaagaaaaaccgaTTATAAGAAtcgagatgaaaaatgttgtttaCCGAAAATAAACCTTCTTACCTTGCAAAGACCGTCATCTCCTGCACTGTATAAAATTTGTGACGTGTTGTCTGCAAAGGCAACTGTGTTTACATCGTCACCATGACCCGCGATCTGGAAATATTACCTTGGATTAAAGCAAGCAACTTCAATTAGCTAGTCGTTCGTTACAACCGAGTAACTTACCCTAAGAGCACGTTGATGACATTCTCtatcgtatacatatagatatccGTCATTAGCACCTCCAAGTATTTCCCTGCCGTCGCTAGAGAATACTAgagaaaatatacaaaatctcCGGTCTTCTGGACACAACGAGAGGGATTCTTGGATCACAGAATCACCATAAACGGGACACAAGTATACTGCAAGATAATCAAATATTATTAACGGTAGCTCGTGCTAAGTTTTATCGATAGTTTGACTACGTTTCAACCATGCTCATGTAATTGTTCATGAAAAGTTCACTCACGGCATTCGGACCAACTAGAATATACAATGTAGTTGCCATCGGGACTGAAAGCTGTGTCTAGAATACTCCATCCAACGTCACGTGCCGGAATCTTTTTGAATTCTAAAAATTCTCCATCCTGTGTGTGGTAAAGACGTAAAAATCgatctgaaaataaatttttttcaacatataTTCATTTTACATATG includes the following:
- the LOC107216689 gene encoding DDB1- and CUL4-associated factor 11 isoform X5 gives rise to the protein MQAGQVHIISSDQDDSDEEYGSSQPPRVTTKPNTSILDKSEISLATKQACGLGDTGGKPATSITSMIQKRAVGPGFSAGQKCRIASSFLPNKMRQVAKYSSKAFCGSHSKDGRFFLTASQDRFLRLYHTQDGEFLEFKKIPARDVGWSILDTAFSPDGNYIVYSSWSECLYLCPVYGDSVIQESLSLCPEDRRFCIFSLVFSSDGREILGGANDGYLYVYDRECHQRALRIAGHGDDVNTVAFADNTSQILYSAGDDGLCKVWDRRTLSETDPHPVGILAGHMDGITYIDPRGDGRYLVTNSKDQTIKLWDVRAFSDQNAELNTRKAVATQNWDYRWQRVPKSLYKVKNMLEGDTSVMTYRGHSVLQTLIRCHFSPAATTGQRYIYTGCATGKIIIYDVLTGVIVNALNGHKGCVRDVSWHPFHQEIVSTSWDGTIGSWRYAGGTSLDSSDSDDDNDTLLRPRALRRSQRIAAQRAKHTVAC
- the LOC107216689 gene encoding DDB1- and CUL4-associated factor 11 isoform X1, with the protein product MSVGYSGRGSFISSGMRLTRILRIHLVRATTTTTTSFMTRRSGQVHIISSDQDDSDEEYGSSQPPRVTTKPNTSILDKSEISLATKQACGLGDTGGKPATSITSMIQKRAVGPGFSAGQKCRIASSFLPNKMRQVAKYSSKAFCGSHSKDGRFFLTASQDRFLRLYHTQDGEFLEFKKIPARDVGWSILDTAFSPDGNYIVYSSWSECLYLCPVYGDSVIQESLSLCPEDRRFCIFSLVFSSDGREILGGANDGYLYVYDRECHQRALRIAGHGDDVNTVAFADNTSQILYSAGDDGLCKVWDRRTLSETDPHPVGILAGHMDGITYIDPRGDGRYLVTNSKDQTIKLWDVRAFSDQNAELNTRKAVATQNWDYRWQRVPKSLYKVKNMLEGDTSVMTYRGHSVLQTLIRCHFSPAATTGQRYIYTGCATGKIIIYDVLTGVIVNALNGHKGCVRDVSWHPFHQEIVSTSWDGTIGSWRYAGGTSLDSSDSDDDNDTLLRPRALRRSQRIAAQRAKHTVAC
- the LOC107216689 gene encoding DDB1- and CUL4-associated factor 11 isoform X3 — protein: MLQIIHRFVLLRGQVHIISSDQDDSDEEYGSSQPPRVTTKPNTSILDKSEISLATKQACGLGDTGGKPATSITSMIQKRAVGPGFSAGQKCRIASSFLPNKMRQVAKYSSKAFCGSHSKDGRFFLTASQDRFLRLYHTQDGEFLEFKKIPARDVGWSILDTAFSPDGNYIVYSSWSECLYLCPVYGDSVIQESLSLCPEDRRFCIFSLVFSSDGREILGGANDGYLYVYDRECHQRALRIAGHGDDVNTVAFADNTSQILYSAGDDGLCKVWDRRTLSETDPHPVGILAGHMDGITYIDPRGDGRYLVTNSKDQTIKLWDVRAFSDQNAELNTRKAVATQNWDYRWQRVPKSLYKVKNMLEGDTSVMTYRGHSVLQTLIRCHFSPAATTGQRYIYTGCATGKIIIYDVLTGVIVNALNGHKGCVRDVSWHPFHQEIVSTSWDGTIGSWRYAGGTSLDSSDSDDDNDTLLRPRALRRSQRIAAQRAKHTVAC
- the LOC107216689 gene encoding DDB1- and CUL4-associated factor 11 isoform X2; the protein is MGAINSRSMDFEQDPGLTAILQYLIRSGQVHIISSDQDDSDEEYGSSQPPRVTTKPNTSILDKSEISLATKQACGLGDTGGKPATSITSMIQKRAVGPGFSAGQKCRIASSFLPNKMRQVAKYSSKAFCGSHSKDGRFFLTASQDRFLRLYHTQDGEFLEFKKIPARDVGWSILDTAFSPDGNYIVYSSWSECLYLCPVYGDSVIQESLSLCPEDRRFCIFSLVFSSDGREILGGANDGYLYVYDRECHQRALRIAGHGDDVNTVAFADNTSQILYSAGDDGLCKVWDRRTLSETDPHPVGILAGHMDGITYIDPRGDGRYLVTNSKDQTIKLWDVRAFSDQNAELNTRKAVATQNWDYRWQRVPKSLYKVKNMLEGDTSVMTYRGHSVLQTLIRCHFSPAATTGQRYIYTGCATGKIIIYDVLTGVIVNALNGHKGCVRDVSWHPFHQEIVSTSWDGTIGSWRYAGGTSLDSSDSDDDNDTLLRPRALRRSQRIAAQRAKHTVAC
- the LOC107216689 gene encoding DDB1- and CUL4-associated factor 11 isoform X4 produces the protein MTYVGQVHIISSDQDDSDEEYGSSQPPRVTTKPNTSILDKSEISLATKQACGLGDTGGKPATSITSMIQKRAVGPGFSAGQKCRIASSFLPNKMRQVAKYSSKAFCGSHSKDGRFFLTASQDRFLRLYHTQDGEFLEFKKIPARDVGWSILDTAFSPDGNYIVYSSWSECLYLCPVYGDSVIQESLSLCPEDRRFCIFSLVFSSDGREILGGANDGYLYVYDRECHQRALRIAGHGDDVNTVAFADNTSQILYSAGDDGLCKVWDRRTLSETDPHPVGILAGHMDGITYIDPRGDGRYLVTNSKDQTIKLWDVRAFSDQNAELNTRKAVATQNWDYRWQRVPKSLYKVKNMLEGDTSVMTYRGHSVLQTLIRCHFSPAATTGQRYIYTGCATGKIIIYDVLTGVIVNALNGHKGCVRDVSWHPFHQEIVSTSWDGTIGSWRYAGGTSLDSSDSDDDNDTLLRPRALRRSQRIAAQRAKHTVAC